A genomic stretch from Candidatus Dormiibacterota bacterium includes:
- the ilvD gene encoding dihydroxy-acid dehydratase, translated as MPDPIGASPLKRQSARLTEGDDRAGARAMLRAIGFSREDLAKPIIGVGHSWIETMPCNFNHRRLAEKVKAGIRAAGGTPMEFNTIAVSDGVSMGTEGMKASLVSREVIADSIELVARGHLFDGLVLIVGCDKTIPAAVMALVRINIPGLALYSGTIAAGRHRGRDITLMDVFEAVGAVAAGKMDAAELREVEESACPGAGACGGQFTANTMSTAIEFLGISPAGANDVPALDPHKDDVAEQAGRLVMELITKDVRPRQIVTRAALENAIASVAATGGSTNGVLHLLAIAREAGVPLSIDDFERVAARTPVVASLKPGGAYVAKDLHDAGGNALVAQRLAEGGLINGAARTVDGRTMAQVAAAAVETPGQKVVTLLAKPLKATGGLAILRGNLAPEGCVVKLAGHERLLHRGPARVFDSEEAAFAAVQARKIKAGDVVVIRYEGPVGGPGMREMLGVTGALVGEGLGDAVALITDGRFSGATHGLMVGHIAPEAARGGPLAALRDGDTVVVDVTNRQLNVELSEDEIARRLNDWQPPAPRYAQGVFAKYAALVSSASEGAVTRPR; from the coding sequence ATGCCGGACCCAATCGGCGCGTCGCCGCTCAAGCGGCAGAGCGCGCGATTGACGGAGGGCGACGACCGAGCGGGCGCGCGCGCCATGCTGCGGGCGATTGGGTTCTCCCGTGAGGACCTGGCCAAGCCCATCATCGGGGTGGGGCACAGCTGGATCGAGACGATGCCCTGCAACTTCAACCATCGGCGCCTCGCGGAAAAGGTCAAGGCCGGGATCCGTGCGGCGGGCGGCACGCCGATGGAGTTCAACACCATCGCCGTCTCCGACGGCGTCTCGATGGGCACCGAGGGCATGAAAGCCTCGCTCGTGAGCCGCGAGGTGATCGCTGATTCGATCGAGCTGGTCGCGCGAGGGCACCTCTTCGACGGCCTGGTCTTGATCGTCGGCTGCGACAAGACGATCCCGGCCGCCGTGATGGCCCTCGTCCGGATCAACATCCCGGGACTCGCCCTGTACAGCGGCACGATCGCCGCCGGCCGCCATCGTGGCCGCGACATCACGCTGATGGACGTCTTCGAAGCGGTCGGCGCGGTCGCCGCCGGCAAGATGGACGCCGCGGAGCTGCGCGAGGTTGAAGAGAGCGCGTGTCCGGGCGCAGGCGCTTGCGGCGGCCAGTTCACCGCGAACACGATGTCGACCGCGATCGAGTTCCTGGGGATCAGCCCGGCGGGGGCGAATGACGTCCCCGCGCTCGACCCGCACAAAGATGATGTGGCGGAGCAGGCAGGCCGGCTGGTCATGGAGCTGATCACCAAGGACGTTCGACCGCGCCAGATCGTCACACGGGCCGCCCTGGAAAACGCCATTGCCTCGGTCGCCGCGACCGGGGGATCGACGAACGGCGTCCTGCACCTGCTCGCGATTGCGCGAGAGGCCGGTGTGCCGTTGAGCATCGACGACTTCGAGCGCGTCGCCGCGCGCACTCCTGTCGTGGCGAGCCTCAAACCGGGCGGCGCGTACGTCGCGAAGGACCTGCACGATGCTGGGGGCAATGCGCTGGTCGCGCAGCGCCTGGCCGAAGGCGGGCTGATCAACGGCGCCGCCCGCACGGTCGACGGCCGGACGATGGCGCAGGTGGCCGCCGCCGCGGTGGAGACGCCGGGCCAGAAGGTGGTGACCTTGCTCGCCAAGCCCTTGAAGGCGACCGGCGGCCTTGCCATTCTCCGCGGCAATCTCGCGCCCGAAGGCTGCGTGGTCAAGCTCGCCGGCCACGAACGCCTCCTGCATCGGGGCCCGGCTCGGGTCTTCGACAGCGAGGAGGCGGCGTTCGCCGCGGTCCAAGCGCGCAAGATCAAGGCGGGCGATGTGGTTGTGATCCGTTATGAGGGACCGGTCGGCGGCCCCGGGATGCGTGAGATGCTGGGCGTGACCGGCGCGCTCGTCGGTGAAGGCCTCGGCGATGCCGTCGCGCTGATCACCGACGGCCGCTTCTCCGGCGCGACGCACGGTCTGATGGTGGGCCACATCGCACCGGAGGCCGCGCGCGGCGGCCCGCTCGCAGCCCTCCGCGATGGGGACACCGTCGTCGTCGATGTCACCAATCGCCAGTTGAATGTCGAATTGTCCGAGGACGAGATCGCTCGGAGGCTCAACGACTGGCAGCCACCGGCGCCGCGCTATGCCCAGGGTGTCTTTGCCAAGTACGCCGCGCTGGTCTCGTCAGCCAGCGAGGGAGCCGTTACTCGACCGCGCTAG
- the ppc gene encoding phosphoenolpyruvate carboxylase: protein MSASTTEAILPEAGLRAEIRLLGQLLGETLREHEGLALYELEESIRLRTKELRQRYDANDEVTLVAELGRIPLEDAARLVRAFATYFQLVNLAELERQARSVAETTEDAGELDRSVARFAAQRISADRLTATLQQLEVRPVLTAHPTEAVRRSILDHQDRIGQELAQLRAPLSTRERDRVRQRMATQVEVLWHTDEVRSVRPRVLDEVGNALFYLERTFFDAIPDVHQQLAEALVRHYPGIQVPLDPPIRLGSWVGSDQDGNPNANAAMLTETLRLQRRTLLTRYRERVRELARDLSQSTRLTQVSDELTASIRRDEAVLADYAETLSPGTKDEPYRRKLSFVWRRLGATLDGEPAAYASADELAADLDLLDVSLRRHAGAAVADGDLLRLRRQVRAFGFIGARLDVRQHRAVVRAAGIEVVNRLGAASDRRRSATLNPPPISLDAGRWSAATGNLLATLSAMAAAQKAAPGSAQTFILSMTESGDDILQALFLAGLAGLHDLSADPPRSDLDIVPLFETSEALERGPAIIESLLSDPVYARQLDGRGGIQEVMLGYSDSNKEVGYLSAAWALDRAHQAIATVVARHGRRLRIFHGRGGTVGRGGGPTHEAILAQPASAPDPRIKITEQGEVIHRKYARPETARHNLELVLGATLEHVLMPAEVREPHPAWRDAMDAMAEESRRQYRALVYEDPGFQSYFQQATPIEEIAQLNTGSRPVSRGGTLAVQDLRAIPWVFAWMQNRHLLPAWYGAGSAFATYAQRPGGLECLRDMYQHWLFFRSLVDNLQMVLAKADMRIARQYANLVADAGERDRLFSIIEAEFQRAHDAVLQITGQESVLERQPQLLASLRLRDPYIDPMSYFQVRLLRELRGLPAGDSRRAAHLQAVLRTINGIAAGMQNTG, encoded by the coding sequence ATGAGCGCCAGCACCACCGAAGCGATCCTCCCCGAGGCCGGTCTGCGCGCCGAGATCCGCCTCCTTGGGCAGCTGCTTGGCGAGACGCTGCGCGAGCACGAGGGCCTGGCGTTGTACGAGTTGGAGGAGTCGATCCGGCTGCGCACGAAGGAGCTCCGCCAGCGCTACGACGCCAACGATGAGGTCACCCTGGTCGCCGAACTCGGGCGCATCCCGCTCGAGGACGCCGCCCGGCTGGTCCGGGCTTTCGCCACCTACTTCCAGCTGGTCAACCTCGCCGAGCTCGAGCGCCAGGCTCGATCCGTGGCGGAGACAACGGAGGACGCTGGGGAGCTGGACCGATCCGTCGCTCGCTTCGCGGCGCAGCGCATCTCCGCCGACCGGCTGACCGCCACGCTCCAACAGCTGGAGGTGCGGCCGGTGCTCACCGCGCATCCCACGGAAGCCGTCCGGCGCAGCATCCTCGACCACCAGGACCGAATCGGCCAGGAGCTGGCGCAGCTGCGCGCACCGCTTTCAACCCGTGAGCGCGACCGAGTCAGGCAACGGATGGCCACCCAGGTCGAGGTCCTCTGGCATACGGATGAAGTCCGATCGGTCCGTCCGCGCGTGCTCGATGAAGTCGGGAATGCGCTGTTCTACCTGGAGCGCACCTTCTTCGACGCCATTCCGGACGTGCATCAGCAACTCGCCGAGGCGCTGGTTCGGCACTACCCGGGCATCCAGGTGCCGCTGGACCCGCCGATTCGGCTTGGCTCGTGGGTCGGAAGCGATCAGGATGGCAACCCCAACGCCAATGCCGCGATGCTGACCGAAACGCTGCGGCTGCAACGGCGCACGCTCCTGACCCGCTACCGGGAGCGCGTGCGCGAGCTGGCGCGGGACCTCAGTCAATCCACGCGCCTGACGCAGGTGAGCGACGAGCTGACGGCGTCGATAAGGCGCGATGAGGCGGTGCTGGCGGACTATGCCGAGACCCTCTCACCCGGGACTAAGGACGAACCGTACCGGCGCAAACTCTCCTTCGTCTGGCGGCGGTTGGGCGCCACGCTTGATGGAGAACCCGCGGCCTACGCGTCGGCCGATGAGCTGGCCGCGGACCTCGACCTGCTGGACGTCAGCCTTCGCCGCCACGCCGGCGCCGCTGTCGCGGACGGCGATTTGCTTCGCTTACGCCGCCAGGTGCGGGCCTTCGGATTCATCGGCGCCCGCCTCGATGTCCGCCAGCATCGCGCCGTGGTCCGCGCGGCTGGGATCGAGGTGGTGAACCGCCTCGGGGCTGCATCGGATCGGCGCCGATCCGCGACGCTCAACCCACCGCCGATCTCGCTCGACGCGGGCCGCTGGTCAGCCGCGACGGGCAACCTGCTCGCCACACTTTCGGCGATGGCAGCGGCGCAAAAGGCGGCGCCCGGCTCAGCCCAGACCTTCATCCTGAGCATGACCGAAAGCGGCGACGACATCCTGCAGGCCCTCTTCCTTGCGGGCCTCGCGGGCCTTCACGACCTCTCTGCCGACCCGCCGAGGAGCGACCTCGATATCGTGCCGCTCTTCGAAACCTCCGAGGCGTTAGAACGCGGCCCCGCGATTATCGAGAGCCTGTTGAGCGATCCGGTCTATGCCCGCCAGCTCGACGGACGGGGCGGGATCCAGGAAGTGATGCTCGGCTATTCGGACAGCAACAAGGAGGTCGGGTATCTTTCCGCGGCCTGGGCGCTGGACCGCGCGCACCAAGCGATCGCTACGGTCGTCGCGCGGCATGGACGGCGGCTGCGGATCTTCCACGGGCGCGGCGGAACGGTTGGCCGCGGCGGCGGCCCAACCCATGAGGCCATTCTGGCTCAGCCGGCGTCCGCGCCGGATCCCAGAATCAAGATCACCGAACAGGGCGAGGTCATCCATCGCAAGTACGCGCGCCCCGAAACCGCGCGCCACAACCTGGAGCTGGTACTTGGCGCCACGCTCGAGCACGTCTTGATGCCGGCTGAGGTGCGCGAACCGCATCCGGCGTGGCGAGACGCGATGGACGCGATGGCCGAGGAGAGCCGCCGGCAGTATCGCGCGCTCGTCTACGAGGACCCGGGCTTCCAGTCGTACTTCCAGCAGGCGACGCCGATCGAGGAGATCGCCCAGCTCAACACCGGCTCACGTCCGGTAAGTCGCGGCGGTACGCTCGCCGTCCAGGATCTGCGAGCCATTCCCTGGGTGTTCGCCTGGATGCAGAACCGGCACCTGCTGCCGGCCTGGTATGGTGCCGGCTCGGCATTTGCCACGTACGCGCAGCGACCTGGCGGCCTCGAATGCCTGCGCGACATGTATCAGCACTGGCTGTTCTTCCGATCGCTGGTGGACAACCTCCAGATGGTGCTGGCCAAGGCGGACATGCGGATCGCCCGGCAATACGCGAACCTGGTCGCCGACGCGGGCGAGCGGGACCGCCTCTTTTCGATCATCGAGGCGGAGTTTCAGCGGGCGCATGACGCGGTACTGCAGATCACTGGCCAGGAGTCTGTCCTCGAGCGGCAGCCCCAGCTTCTGGCGAGCCTCCGGCTTCGAGACCCCTACATCGATCCGATGAGCTACTTCCAGGTGCGTTTGCTGCGCGAGCTGCGCGGCCTCCCCGCCGGCGATTCGCGTCGCGCCGCACACTTGCAGGCGGTGCTGCGGACGATCAATGGCATCGCGGCCGGCATGCAAAACACCGGCTGA
- the pheA gene encoding prephenate dehydratase, which translates to MASDLTIGYQGEPGAYSEEALHATFPTAKPQAFRTLRHAFHRVADQSVDFALVPVENSQGGSVLETYDLLLEYRALVVAEVALQVDHCLLAMPGAERGRINRVLSHPQALAQCEAFIVREHLEPIPAYDTAGAAKQIQREGRKDQAAIAGRRAAELYGLEIMAERIQTVQENITRFFLITRRGPRRPKPPRIKRPRHGKKTSVVCAVANEPGALFRLLACFANTGVNLTKLESRPRRDPPWEYLFYLDLDGGRSEKHVAESLRAARHATTFLQVMGTYTRALPPAAPPKRRSRKRRSPAEP; encoded by the coding sequence ATCGCCAGCGATCTCACGATCGGCTACCAGGGGGAACCGGGCGCCTATTCCGAAGAGGCGCTCCACGCCACCTTCCCCACCGCGAAGCCTCAGGCGTTTCGAACGCTGCGGCATGCCTTCCACCGGGTTGCCGACCAGTCGGTGGACTTCGCGTTGGTCCCGGTCGAGAACTCGCAGGGGGGCAGCGTGCTCGAGACCTACGACCTCCTGCTCGAGTACCGCGCGCTCGTGGTCGCGGAGGTGGCCCTCCAGGTCGACCACTGCCTCCTGGCAATGCCAGGCGCCGAGCGCGGCCGGATCAACCGCGTCCTGTCACATCCGCAGGCACTGGCGCAGTGCGAGGCCTTCATCGTGCGAGAACATCTCGAACCCATCCCTGCCTATGACACGGCCGGGGCCGCGAAGCAGATTCAACGGGAGGGCCGCAAGGACCAGGCGGCGATCGCCGGGCGTCGCGCCGCCGAGCTGTACGGATTGGAAATCATGGCGGAGCGGATCCAGACGGTGCAGGAGAACATCACCCGCTTCTTCCTCATTACCCGGCGGGGTCCGCGCCGGCCCAAGCCACCGCGCATCAAGCGCCCGCGCCACGGGAAGAAGACCTCCGTGGTCTGCGCCGTCGCCAACGAGCCTGGTGCTCTCTTTCGCTTGCTCGCTTGTTTTGCCAACACGGGCGTCAATCTCACCAAGCTGGAGTCACGGCCGCGCCGCGACCCGCCGTGGGAGTACCTCTTTTACCTCGACCTGGACGGCGGCCGATCCGAGAAGCATGTCGCGGAGTCGCTGCGGGCGGCGCGGCACGCTACCACGTTCTTGCAGGTGATGGGGACCTACACCCGAGCCCTCCCACCGGCCGCCCCGCCGAAACGCCGTAGCCGAAAGCGACGCTCGCCCGCCGAACCGTAA